One part of the Terrimicrobium sacchariphilum genome encodes these proteins:
- a CDS encoding type II secretion system protein: MLKRTRGFSLIELIVTVGIVATLAAVLGAAGWKVYERSSLAISASNIRQLSVGAAAYLGENNNVFWPYCAAGPEPRGVTWWFGYEPPGSSSLPEGRRIIRPEAGPLGGYVPMSIRPDPGLKLSGRAFKPKYKFGYIGIGYNVLLGGNWSGLEPRINVLTLEKPGEIVVFTTSAQVNTFQKPASGSNPMLEEFYGIDQREVTVHGRNAGYAMVGFANGSAGFLPIDPSTIDQRAPKANVGRFAPSGSTKYLLNQTNNN, from the coding sequence ATGCTCAAAAGGACGCGAGGGTTCTCGCTCATTGAGCTAATCGTGACCGTTGGCATCGTCGCGACCCTCGCGGCGGTGCTGGGTGCGGCGGGATGGAAAGTCTACGAGCGTTCCTCGTTGGCCATCTCGGCCTCCAATATCCGGCAGCTTTCCGTCGGAGCCGCTGCTTACCTCGGCGAGAACAATAACGTCTTTTGGCCCTACTGTGCGGCCGGACCCGAGCCGCGAGGCGTCACCTGGTGGTTTGGCTATGAACCCCCGGGGAGTTCATCGCTTCCCGAGGGAAGACGGATCATCCGACCGGAGGCCGGGCCGCTGGGCGGATATGTCCCGATGAGCATCCGGCCCGATCCAGGACTCAAGCTCTCCGGGCGTGCCTTCAAGCCGAAGTACAAGTTTGGATACATTGGGATCGGCTATAATGTTCTTTTGGGTGGCAACTGGAGCGGCCTGGAGCCACGCATCAATGTCCTGACCCTGGAGAAACCCGGCGAGATCGTCGTCTTCACCACTTCGGCACAAGTCAATACGTTTCAAAAACCTGCTTCAGGTTCAAACCCCATGCTGGAGGAGTTTTACGGGATCGACCAGCGCGAGGTGACAGTGCATGGCCGCAATGCAGGGTATGCAATGGTGGGCTTTGCCAATGGCTCGGCAGGGTTTCTACCCATTGATCCGTCGACGATCGACCAGCGCGCACCGAAGGCCAATGTCGGTCGCTTTGCTCCAAGCGGCAGCACGAAATACCTGCTCAACCAGACAAACAACAACTAG
- a CDS encoding PEP-CTERM sorting domain-containing protein: protein MFYYSRIRAAIVATFLATSVLCPGSKALAVVVTQMSDITSWYGTGSNEAALVIQWNDGNTPVSLAWGFRWDGVATLSVQQMLNAIAGQVTIYAPDPDDTSEIPAIIPTTTTNPSGDSRLSWTGNESASWGTSMEGISYNQTGLPGYTSVTREQSGFTNAGYWNFLIGTTGDSFNAFFAFADEGISSLTLTDGGWYGFAYAPYVPTATGYTFDAPTAAVPEPGTVLLALGGVAFLIIIRRRHAQKDARVLAH from the coding sequence ATGTTTTACTATTCACGAATCCGCGCGGCGATCGTCGCGACGTTCCTGGCCACATCTGTGCTCTGCCCTGGATCAAAGGCCCTGGCCGTAGTCGTCACGCAAATGTCGGACATCACGTCCTGGTATGGGACGGGAAGCAACGAAGCCGCTCTGGTCATTCAATGGAATGACGGCAACACGCCGGTATCGCTCGCCTGGGGATTCCGCTGGGATGGAGTCGCAACCCTCTCCGTCCAGCAAATGCTCAACGCCATTGCCGGGCAGGTGACGATTTACGCACCCGATCCGGACGATACCAGCGAGATTCCCGCCATCATTCCCACTACCACCACCAATCCTTCCGGCGATTCCCGGCTAAGCTGGACCGGAAATGAATCTGCTTCCTGGGGTACCAGTATGGAAGGTATTTCCTACAATCAGACCGGGTTGCCGGGCTATACGAGTGTCACGCGCGAGCAGAGCGGATTCACGAACGCTGGATATTGGAATTTCCTGATCGGAACAACAGGTGATTCCTTCAACGCATTCTTTGCATTTGCCGACGAGGGTATCTCCTCGCTCACTCTGACGGACGGGGGATGGTATGGCTTTGCCTATGCGCCATATGTGCCGACGGCCACCGGCTACACGTTCGACGCCCCGACGGCGGCCGTACCGGAGCCTGGAACTGTCCTGCTTGCTCTCGGGGGAGTGGCTTTCCTGATCATAATCCGCCGCCGCCATGCTCAAAAGGACGCGAGGGTTCTCGCTCATTGA
- the metH gene encoding methionine synthase, whose translation MSPVEKELRDLLSQRILILDGAMGTMVQRYKLQEADYRGERFAEWPIDLKGNNDLLVLTKPELIREIHSQYVAAGADIIETNTFSDTRIAMADYGLEDYVPELNRAAARLAREAADACTDRRVFVAGAIGPLNRTLSISRDVNDPGKREVTFTQVVESYYEQVENLVLGGVDILLVETIFDTLNAKAALFAIAQYFEKSGNSLPVMVSGTITDLSGRTLTGQTVEAFLNSVSHFPLLSIGLNCALGPQEMRPYIEELSNKAPFFVSTYPNAGLPDPLSPTGFPETPDTLAPKLREWAEQGWLNIIGGCCGTTPDHIRAIAQIVKGYAPRTIPQRTRTLRLSGLEAFEARPEIPFINIGERTNVTGSPRFAKLILADNYDEALAVARQQVEAGAQVIDINMDEGMLDGPAAMTRFLNLIASEPDISRVPIMIDSSKWEVIEAGLRCIQGKGIVNSISLKAGEEEFKRQARLVRDYGAAVIVMAFDESGQADSFQRKTEICSRAYRILTEEVGFPAEDIIFDPNVLTVATGIEEHNEYAKAFIDATRWIKENLPYARVSGGISNISFSFRGNNAVREAMHSAFLYHGIRAGLDMGIVNAGQLGVYEEIPADLLELIEDVLFNRRPDATERLVAFAEEIKNKSAGKTRESTVDLSWRNESVEERLKHALIKGIVDFIDEDTEEARLKYGKPLTVIEGPLMDGMKVVGDLFGAGKMFLPQVVKSARVMKKSVAWLMPYMEAERAANPNARAQGRILMATVKGDVHDIGKNIVGVVLACNNYEVIDLGVMVPCEKILQTAREKNCDVIGLSGLITPSLDEMIHVAKEMTRAGFTIPLLIGGATTSKAHTAVKIEQHYEPGVVHVLDASRSVNVVSSLLSPKQKPGFMTQLKADYQQLREEYGNRTGEREYASLEQARANPFRADFSEIAKPETVGIVEFNDVPLEELAEFIDWSPFFHAWELRGRFPAILDDEVVGEEARKLYADAKQLLDEIIRKKLFKPRGVFGFWAANSIGDDIQLYRDAEGKEPLAVLHTLRQQTLRKKGEPNYALADFVAPRESGVIDYVGAFAVTAGPEVHEVADEYERNHDDYLSIMTKALGDRFAEAFAEYLHKKARENWGFGKTEGLSNDDLIRERYRGIRPAPGYPAQPDHTEKRTIWEILDVEKRTGISLTESLAMYPGSSVSGLYFGHAQAKYFPANRICRDQIEDYAARKGMSVAEVEKWLQSYLTYDPDTLSKQS comes from the coding sequence ATGAGTCCTGTCGAAAAAGAACTCCGCGACCTCCTGTCTCAACGCATCCTCATCCTCGACGGAGCGATGGGCACGATGGTGCAGCGTTACAAGCTGCAGGAGGCTGATTATCGCGGCGAGCGCTTCGCCGAATGGCCCATCGATCTCAAGGGCAACAACGACCTGCTCGTGCTGACGAAGCCCGAGCTCATCCGCGAGATTCACAGCCAGTACGTTGCCGCCGGGGCCGACATCATCGAGACGAATACCTTCAGCGACACGCGCATCGCCATGGCTGATTATGGCCTGGAGGATTACGTGCCGGAGCTGAACCGCGCTGCCGCCCGCCTCGCCCGCGAGGCCGCCGACGCCTGCACGGATCGACGCGTTTTCGTGGCCGGAGCCATCGGACCGCTCAACCGCACGCTATCGATTTCGCGCGACGTGAATGATCCCGGCAAGCGCGAGGTGACCTTCACCCAGGTGGTCGAGAGCTATTATGAGCAGGTGGAAAATCTCGTCCTCGGCGGGGTCGACATCCTGCTGGTCGAGACGATCTTCGACACGCTCAATGCGAAGGCCGCGCTCTTCGCCATCGCGCAGTATTTCGAGAAATCGGGCAATTCGCTCCCGGTGATGGTGAGCGGCACGATCACCGACCTGAGCGGCCGCACCCTTACCGGCCAGACGGTCGAGGCGTTCCTGAATTCCGTCTCGCATTTCCCGCTCCTCTCCATCGGCCTCAACTGCGCCCTCGGGCCGCAGGAGATGCGTCCGTACATCGAGGAGCTGAGCAACAAGGCGCCGTTCTTCGTCAGCACGTATCCGAATGCCGGATTGCCCGATCCGCTGTCGCCGACCGGCTTCCCCGAGACGCCCGACACACTCGCGCCCAAGCTGCGCGAGTGGGCCGAGCAGGGCTGGCTCAACATCATCGGCGGCTGCTGCGGCACGACGCCGGACCACATCCGCGCCATCGCGCAGATCGTGAAGGGCTACGCTCCGCGCACCATCCCGCAGCGCACGCGCACGCTCCGCCTGAGCGGGCTGGAGGCTTTTGAGGCCCGACCGGAGATTCCTTTCATCAACATCGGCGAGCGCACGAACGTCACGGGCTCGCCGCGTTTCGCCAAGCTCATCCTCGCCGACAACTACGACGAGGCGCTCGCCGTGGCCCGCCAGCAGGTCGAGGCCGGGGCGCAGGTGATCGACATCAACATGGACGAGGGCATGCTCGACGGCCCGGCAGCCATGACGCGCTTCCTCAATCTCATCGCCAGCGAACCCGACATCTCGCGCGTGCCGATCATGATCGACTCGTCAAAGTGGGAGGTCATCGAGGCCGGACTGCGCTGCATCCAGGGCAAGGGAATCGTCAATTCCATCTCGCTCAAGGCGGGCGAGGAGGAGTTCAAGCGCCAGGCTCGACTCGTGCGCGACTACGGCGCTGCGGTCATCGTGATGGCCTTTGACGAAAGCGGGCAGGCCGACAGTTTCCAGCGCAAGACAGAGATCTGCTCCCGCGCCTATCGCATCCTGACGGAGGAGGTGGGCTTCCCCGCCGAGGACATCATTTTCGACCCCAACGTGCTCACTGTCGCCACCGGCATCGAGGAGCATAACGAGTACGCCAAGGCGTTCATCGACGCCACGCGCTGGATCAAGGAAAACCTGCCCTACGCTCGCGTGAGCGGCGGCATCAGCAATATTTCCTTCTCCTTCCGCGGCAACAACGCCGTGCGTGAGGCCATGCATAGCGCGTTCCTGTACCACGGCATCCGCGCCGGTCTCGACATGGGCATCGTCAACGCCGGCCAGCTCGGCGTGTACGAGGAAATCCCCGCCGACCTGCTCGAGCTCATCGAGGACGTGCTTTTCAACCGCCGCCCCGACGCCACCGAGCGGCTCGTCGCCTTTGCCGAGGAGATCAAGAACAAGTCCGCCGGCAAAACGCGCGAAAGCACGGTCGACCTTTCCTGGCGCAACGAGTCCGTCGAGGAACGGCTCAAGCACGCCCTCATCAAGGGCATCGTGGATTTCATCGACGAGGACACGGAGGAGGCCCGCCTGAAATACGGCAAGCCGCTTACCGTCATCGAGGGTCCGCTGATGGACGGCATGAAGGTCGTCGGCGATCTCTTCGGAGCAGGCAAGATGTTCCTGCCGCAGGTCGTGAAGAGCGCCCGCGTGATGAAGAAATCTGTCGCGTGGCTCATGCCCTACATGGAAGCCGAGCGCGCGGCCAATCCCAACGCTCGCGCCCAGGGTCGCATCCTCATGGCAACCGTGAAAGGCGACGTCCACGACATCGGCAAGAACATCGTCGGCGTCGTGCTCGCGTGTAACAACTACGAGGTGATCGACCTCGGCGTGATGGTGCCGTGCGAAAAGATTTTGCAGACCGCTCGCGAGAAAAATTGCGATGTGATCGGCCTGAGCGGCCTCATCACGCCATCGCTGGACGAGATGATTCACGTCGCCAAGGAAATGACGCGGGCCGGATTCACCATCCCGCTCCTCATCGGCGGCGCGACCACGAGCAAGGCGCACACGGCGGTGAAGATCGAGCAGCATTACGAGCCCGGCGTCGTCCACGTGCTGGACGCCAGCCGCAGCGTCAATGTCGTGAGCTCGCTCCTCAGCCCCAAGCAGAAGCCGGGCTTCATGACCCAGCTCAAGGCCGACTACCAGCAGCTCCGCGAGGAATATGGCAACCGCACCGGCGAGCGCGAATACGCCTCGCTCGAGCAGGCGCGCGCCAATCCGTTCCGAGCCGACTTCAGTGAGATCGCGAAGCCGGAAACCGTCGGCATCGTCGAGTTCAACGACGTGCCGCTGGAGGAGCTGGCCGAGTTTATTGACTGGTCCCCGTTCTTCCACGCCTGGGAGCTTCGCGGCCGTTTCCCGGCCATCCTCGATGACGAGGTCGTGGGCGAGGAGGCGCGCAAGCTCTACGCGGACGCGAAGCAGCTCCTCGACGAGATCATCCGCAAGAAGCTCTTCAAGCCGCGCGGTGTCTTTGGCTTCTGGGCGGCGAATTCCATCGGCGACGACATCCAGCTCTACCGCGATGCGGAAGGCAAAGAGCCGCTGGCTGTGCTCCACACCCTGCGCCAGCAGACGCTGCGCAAGAAGGGCGAGCCGAACTATGCGCTGGCCGATTTCGTCGCGCCGCGCGAGAGCGGAGTGATAGACTACGTCGGCGCCTTTGCCGTCACGGCGGGTCCGGAGGTTCACGAGGTGGCCGACGAGTACGAGCGCAACCACGACGATTATCTTTCCATCATGACGAAGGCGCTGGGCGACCGTTTCGCCGAGGCCTTCGCCGAGTACCTGCACAAGAAGGCGCGTGAGAACTGGGGCTTCGGCAAGACCGAGGGCCTGAGCAACGACGACCTCATCCGCGAGCGCTATCGCGGCATCCGCCCCGCGCCGGGCTATCCCGCGCAGCCGGATCATACCGAGAAGCGCACGATCTGGGAGATCCTCGACGTCGAGAAGCGCACGGGCATCAGCCTCACCGAGAGCCTCGCCATGTACCCGGGCAGCAGCGTGAGCGGGCTGTATTTCGGCCACGCGCAGGCAAAGTACTTCCCGGCCAACCGCATTTGTCGCGACCAGATCGAGGACTACGCCGCCCGCAAGGGGATGAGCGTCGCCGAGGTCGAGAAGTGGCTCCAGTCGTACCTCACCTACGATCCCGACACCCTTTCCAAACAATCCTGA
- a CDS encoding DUF6580 family putative transport protein yields MRHELLDNRAKWVGIVALALAAGLYRVASGMWWTDLPNFSPAMAMAFCCGMALPGVLGFALPIAILFASDLVLNFHYHMPLVSISMAGVYACYLIAATAGGYLRRSGFLALAGATLANSLLFYVVTNSLAWIGNANYPQTAVGWVQALTVGQPGFPPTWMFFRNSLLSDALFTVLFVIVVLRLQRPSAAFKPAVA; encoded by the coding sequence ATGAGGCACGAACTTTTGGATAACAGGGCGAAATGGGTGGGCATCGTAGCGCTGGCGCTGGCGGCCGGTCTGTACCGGGTCGCCTCGGGCATGTGGTGGACGGACCTGCCGAATTTTTCGCCTGCCATGGCCATGGCCTTTTGTTGCGGCATGGCTCTGCCGGGAGTGCTGGGATTTGCCCTGCCGATTGCCATTCTCTTCGCAAGCGATCTCGTACTGAATTTCCATTACCACATGCCGCTTGTGAGCATCAGCATGGCGGGCGTCTATGCCTGCTACCTGATCGCGGCGACCGCGGGCGGCTACCTGCGTCGTTCCGGCTTTCTCGCCCTGGCGGGAGCAACCCTGGCCAACAGCCTCCTTTTCTACGTGGTGACGAATTCCCTCGCCTGGATCGGTAACGCGAACTACCCGCAGACCGCCGTCGGTTGGGTGCAGGCGCTGACTGTTGGTCAGCCGGGCTTCCCGCCGACCTGGATGTTCTTCCGCAATTCGCTCCTCAGCGATGCGCTTTTCACGGTCCTCTTTGTGATCGTGGTGCTGCGTCTGCAGCGCCCCTCCGCCGCCTTCAAGCCGGCGGTGGCCTAA
- a CDS encoding FecR family protein, translating into MKLRHSVLALTILALGGSVMADPFQKAEVTRAVNTVSLVENEKARPASVGDTVLGQTFVRTGVDSRTELKFPDLTILRLGANSLFSFEAGSRSMELESGTLLFSSQKGEGGGQVQAGAVTAAVTGTQFLIARFKNGTVKLVVLEGRVWLSVKNNPKSRRMFVAGQLVTIPPGSSTIPLGTTIDLMRLISTSRLLEAGGFGPLPGQRLLLRIADSQQGKIRPLPDMLNRNQQAAQITRRIIEANKPPQAPPKPVGTPPKPPQPIPTPAPPPPPPRPMPTVPPPTPGPTL; encoded by the coding sequence ATGAAACTCCGGCACAGCGTACTGGCACTGACGATCCTGGCCCTGGGGGGAAGCGTGATGGCTGACCCCTTCCAAAAGGCCGAGGTCACGCGCGCAGTGAACACCGTTTCCCTGGTGGAAAACGAGAAGGCGCGTCCGGCCTCGGTCGGCGATACCGTCCTCGGGCAGACATTCGTTCGCACGGGGGTCGACTCACGCACGGAGCTGAAGTTTCCCGACCTTACGATACTCCGTCTGGGCGCGAACTCACTTTTCAGCTTCGAAGCGGGCAGCCGCAGCATGGAGCTCGAGTCCGGCACGTTGCTGTTCTCCTCTCAAAAGGGCGAGGGCGGCGGTCAGGTGCAGGCGGGTGCAGTGACTGCTGCCGTGACAGGCACGCAGTTCCTCATCGCCCGCTTCAAGAATGGAACGGTGAAGCTCGTCGTGCTGGAAGGTCGAGTCTGGCTTTCCGTGAAGAACAATCCCAAGAGCCGCCGCATGTTTGTGGCCGGACAGCTCGTAACGATTCCGCCCGGGTCCTCGACCATTCCGCTCGGCACGACGATCGACCTCATGCGCCTGATCTCCACCAGCCGGTTACTGGAGGCCGGGGGATTTGGCCCGCTGCCCGGCCAGCGGCTCCTCCTGCGCATCGCGGATTCGCAGCAGGGCAAGATTCGTCCCCTGCCGGACATGCTGAACCGCAACCAGCAGGCGGCCCAGATCACGCGTCGGATCATTGAGGCCAACAAGCCCCCGCAAGCGCCTCCCAAGCCGGTGGGCACTCCGCCGAAACCGCCGCAGCCGATTCCCACTCCGGCACCGCCCCCTCCACCGCCGAGACCGATGCCAACAGTGCCGCCCCCGACGCCGGGACCGACTCTGTAA
- a CDS encoding type II secretion system protein, with product MKDRPFPALLPAFTVRELVVSLALVGVLLTLAALAVPSISCGPVKGRLTQVLSNMKQLHLATQQMTLDSQTAETPPNIRWTCTNGQPLKFTEWTNLLVRNNYLTKEDLTKLLKSPQSNKSTNVFTVYAVGDFDPPDTVLLATSNWQGLNAANLGYSPLGQPGFLIFRKGGDGAILQPRQCQRMEIIGTGGKYNFLPLQ from the coding sequence ATGAAAGACCGTCCATTCCCTGCTCTTTTACCAGCCTTCACAGTCCGCGAACTCGTAGTGAGCTTGGCTCTGGTTGGGGTTCTGCTCACGCTGGCTGCTCTGGCCGTGCCCAGCATTTCCTGTGGCCCCGTAAAGGGACGCCTCACTCAGGTCCTTTCCAACATGAAACAGCTTCATCTCGCCACGCAGCAGATGACGCTGGATTCCCAAACCGCCGAAACGCCTCCAAACATCCGCTGGACGTGCACCAACGGCCAGCCGCTCAAGTTCACCGAATGGACCAACCTTCTCGTTAGAAATAACTATCTTACCAAGGAAGACCTGACCAAGCTCCTCAAGAGTCCGCAATCCAACAAGTCGACCAATGTCTTCACCGTCTATGCTGTCGGTGATTTCGATCCGCCGGATACCGTATTGTTAGCCACTTCCAACTGGCAGGGACTAAACGCCGCCAACCTGGGTTATTCTCCGTTAGGGCAACCCGGTTTCCTGATTTTCCGCAAAGGCGGCGATGGTGCGATCTTGCAGCCTCGCCAATGCCAGAGAATGGAGATCATCGGCACCGGAGGAAAATACAACTTCCTCCCGCTGCAATAA
- a CDS encoding DUF1579 domain-containing protein — MSTDTDCPMSTKPQAEHDWLNKFVGEWTFEGECQMGPDQPPMTFSGTESARLLGGLWVQAEAKGTMPGGGVSTSLFAVTFDPAKGAYVGTFVASVSAFLWVYEGQVDDSGNKLVLNTVGPDMSGSGGTANYRDITEFTPDGLRILTSEVQGADGGWTQLVRMTFTRTA, encoded by the coding sequence ATGAGCACGGATACAGACTGCCCCATGTCCACCAAACCCCAGGCTGAGCACGACTGGCTGAACAAATTTGTCGGCGAATGGACCTTTGAAGGCGAATGCCAGATGGGACCCGATCAGCCGCCGATGACCTTTAGCGGCACCGAAAGCGCCCGCCTGCTTGGCGGCCTCTGGGTTCAGGCCGAGGCCAAGGGCACCATGCCAGGCGGCGGCGTGTCGACCTCGCTGTTTGCGGTCACCTTCGATCCCGCCAAGGGCGCGTACGTCGGCACCTTCGTCGCTTCGGTCTCCGCATTCCTCTGGGTCTATGAGGGTCAGGTCGACGACAGCGGCAACAAGCTCGTCCTCAACACCGTCGGCCCCGACATGAGCGGCTCAGGCGGCACGGCGAACTATCGCGACATCACCGAGTTCACCCCGGATGGCCTGCGCATTCTCACCTCCGAGGTGCAGGGCGCAGACGGCGGCTGGACCCAGCTCGTCCGCATGACCTTTACGCGCACGGCGTAG
- a CDS encoding SRPBCC family protein produces MIIKILVAVVAALGILAAYIASRPSSFRMERRAVLPVPPEKVFPLINDLRLWEGWSPWAKLDPDQKLTYSGPASGIGSSVAWEGNSKVGAGRMTILESKPNELVRIKLEFFKPFKGLSTADFNLTPEAGGTRVTWSMYGPQTFIGKAMSCIVDCDKMMGGTFEEGLSNLSAAAQRAPLPQ; encoded by the coding sequence ATGATCATCAAAATCCTCGTCGCCGTCGTCGCGGCGCTCGGCATTCTCGCCGCCTATATCGCCTCACGCCCCTCCTCTTTCCGCATGGAGCGCAGGGCAGTATTACCCGTTCCCCCGGAGAAGGTCTTTCCGCTGATCAATGACCTACGTCTCTGGGAGGGTTGGTCGCCGTGGGCGAAACTCGACCCGGACCAAAAGCTCACTTATTCCGGTCCTGCCTCCGGTATTGGCTCCTCCGTCGCCTGGGAGGGCAACAGCAAGGTCGGCGCGGGACGCATGACGATCCTCGAGAGCAAGCCGAATGAACTCGTGCGGATCAAGCTGGAGTTCTTCAAGCCTTTCAAAGGCCTGAGCACAGCCGACTTTAACCTCACGCCCGAAGCTGGCGGCACCCGCGTGACGTGGTCGATGTACGGCCCGCAGACATTCATTGGCAAAGCCATGAGCTGCATCGTGGATTGCGACAAGATGATGGGCGGCACCTTCGAGGAGGGCCTCTCCAATCTCAGCGCGGCCGCGCAGCGCGCGCCACTTCCCCAGTAA
- a CDS encoding CHASE2 domain-containing protein, with translation MWRLKARRVIWQAIVVFVGVTAIWTFSAHRQYLFDSELQVQDYLVRNAATVVDDRMVLLALDEPTLTLGQVEPEEIAQSRSLQQIQTGYPFSRAVCADAIDRVLSAGAKVVVVDLVFPKPREGDEELAAVLKKWQGRVVLGSSFDIGDYVRGGVAAYVPPLPELAEAAGNWVGFVTLPQSNDSVVRWFYPYATLTTFLKPGLGYGGEHPLPALSVLAARIYGRDLSPMLFPDRKRFSYLRPGSITRHSLYEVFVPALWQSNLGNGSAFKDKIVLIGATATRLQDTHPTPLGPMAGPDIHLNIISAILRDAWYFEPRQLITVLSVPFSGLLIFLLAVLRRRTLGFLAGWVLFVALTVFAFWLAFVTQGWFLPLVHTLSTLFLCGFGALAVDVAMERRERVRLRSTLDRYVSRDVVREIVDNPDSYLHDLGGQRREIVALFCDLKGFTSETEKMEPSEMVALLNEYFTEMTSVIFAQRGTLDKFMGDALLASWGGLRPEDPESMSKQAVQAALEMKDRLREMNSRRAVHGVNTWESGTGICLGPAVFGNIGSREKMDPTVIGDTVNLASRIEALTRVYGCDILLDERVAAHVQGMCPLILVDVARVKGRKGHSTLWHPSRAENAAEWAKRFDAARVLYVDQQFAVAMREFSELARDPFVAPGLAECYRQRCEDFLRHPPAPEWDGVWEFLTK, from the coding sequence ATGTGGCGATTGAAAGCGCGGCGGGTGATCTGGCAGGCGATTGTGGTTTTTGTGGGTGTGACGGCCATATGGACGTTCAGCGCCCATCGTCAGTACCTCTTCGATTCCGAGCTTCAGGTGCAGGATTATCTCGTGCGCAACGCCGCGACAGTAGTGGACGATCGCATGGTCCTGCTCGCCCTCGATGAGCCGACTCTCACCCTCGGCCAGGTTGAGCCGGAGGAAATCGCGCAGTCCAGGTCTCTCCAGCAAATCCAGACGGGCTATCCGTTTTCCCGCGCGGTTTGCGCCGATGCCATTGATCGCGTCCTGTCCGCTGGAGCGAAGGTCGTGGTGGTCGATCTGGTCTTTCCGAAGCCCCGCGAGGGAGACGAGGAGCTCGCGGCAGTTTTGAAGAAATGGCAGGGTCGCGTGGTGCTCGGGAGCAGCTTCGACATCGGTGACTATGTCCGTGGCGGTGTCGCCGCCTATGTCCCGCCCCTTCCCGAGCTGGCTGAGGCTGCGGGGAATTGGGTGGGGTTTGTCACCCTCCCGCAATCGAACGATTCCGTGGTCCGGTGGTTCTATCCCTATGCGACGTTAACGACATTTTTGAAACCCGGCTTGGGCTATGGAGGCGAACATCCCCTCCCCGCGCTGAGCGTACTCGCAGCCAGGATCTACGGAAGAGACCTCTCTCCCATGCTCTTTCCGGACCGAAAGCGGTTCTCCTATTTGAGGCCGGGCTCGATCACCCGTCATTCGCTCTACGAAGTCTTTGTCCCTGCCCTGTGGCAGAGCAATCTCGGAAATGGCAGCGCCTTCAAGGACAAGATTGTCCTCATCGGAGCGACCGCGACCCGACTCCAGGATACCCATCCCACTCCGTTGGGGCCGATGGCCGGACCGGACATTCATCTCAACATCATCTCGGCGATTCTCCGGGATGCTTGGTACTTCGAACCTCGACAGCTGATTACCGTGCTGAGCGTTCCATTCAGCGGGTTGCTCATCTTTCTCCTGGCCGTCCTGCGCCGGAGGACTCTGGGCTTCCTCGCGGGATGGGTGCTTTTCGTCGCCCTCACCGTTTTTGCCTTCTGGCTGGCCTTTGTTACCCAGGGGTGGTTCCTGCCGCTCGTCCATACGCTGTCGACCCTGTTCCTCTGCGGCTTTGGCGCTCTGGCGGTCGATGTCGCGATGGAGCGGCGCGAGCGGGTGCGACTGCGCAGCACCCTCGACCGCTATGTCTCCCGCGACGTGGTGCGAGAGATCGTGGACAATCCGGACTCCTACCTCCATGACCTCGGCGGCCAGCGCCGCGAAATCGTGGCGCTTTTCTGTGATCTGAAGGGCTTCACCTCCGAGACGGAAAAGATGGAGCCCTCCGAGATGGTGGCGCTGCTCAATGAGTATTTCACCGAAATGACCTCGGTCATTTTCGCCCAGCGCGGCACGCTCGATAAATTCATGGGTGACGCCCTCCTCGCCAGCTGGGGAGGTCTCCGCCCGGAAGACCCCGAGTCCATGTCGAAGCAGGCTGTCCAGGCCGCCCTTGAGATGAAGGACCGGCTCCGCGAGATGAATTCCCGCCGCGCAGTCCATGGTGTGAACACCTGGGAATCCGGCACCGGCATCTGCCTTGGCCCCGCTGTCTTCGGCAATATTGGCTCGCGGGAGAAGATGGACCCGACCGTGATCGGCGACACCGTGAATCTCGCCTCGCGCATCGAGGCCCTTACCCGCGTCTATGGCTGTGACATCCTGCTCGACGAACGCGTAGCTGCCCATGTGCAGGGCATGTGCCCGCTCATCCTTGTCGACGTCGCCCGGGTGAAGGGCCGCAAGGGTCACTCCACCCTCTGGCATCCCAGCCGGGCGGAGAACGCCGCCGAGTGGGCCAAGCGCTTCGACGCCGCCCGCGTGCTTTACGTCGACCAGCAGTTTGCCGTCGCCATGCGGGAATTCTCCGAGCTGGCGCGCGATCCCTTCGTGGCTCCAGGGCTGGCTGAGTGCTACCGCCAGCGGTGCGAGGACTTTCTCCGCCATCCGCCCGCCCCCGAGTGGGACGGCGTCTGGGAGTTCCTGACGAAATAA